The Eublepharis macularius isolate TG4126 chromosome 3, MPM_Emac_v1.0, whole genome shotgun sequence genome has a window encoding:
- the LOC129326386 gene encoding olfactory receptor 51H1-like, whose product MPSGDVNFNDSAVNHQTFLLVGIPGMREYNSWMAFPLFVLYALTLLGNLVILFVIKTEQSLHEPMYIFLSILACSDLGLSVATMPTMLGVYWFDSREISFNACITQMFFIHFFQWTESGILVAMAFDRFIAIRDPLRYSLLLPNTVIIKLGIAILSRGFCLIFPVPFLIKRLPFCRSNVLSHSYCLHQNIMNLACADTTVNVLYGLIIVVSTLGLDIVIILVSYILILQTVLSIASQTERLKALNTCVSHVCAILIFYVPMIGVSVVHRFGRHLSLIVYMLMANIYIAVPPVLNPIVYSVKTKQIRERICKMFQ is encoded by the coding sequence ATGCCTTCAGGAGATGTCAACTTCAATGACAGTGCTGTGAATCACCAAACTTTTCTCCTAGTTGGCATTCCTGGCATGCGGGAGTACAATTCTTGGATGGCCTTCCCTCTGTTTGTGCTCTACGCTCTAACTCTGCTTGGAAATCTTGTGATCCTCTTTGTCATCAAGACAGAGCAAAGCCTCCACGAGCCCATGTACATCTTCCTCTCCATCCTGGCCTGCTCAGATCTGGGCCTCTCCGTGGCCACCATGCCAACAATGTTGGGTGTTTATTGGTTTGACTCCAGGGAAATCTCATTCAATGCCTGCATCACTCAGATGTTCTTCATCCATTTCTTTCAATGGACGGAGTCTGGAATCCTTGTGGCAATGGCTTTTGACCGCTTCATTGCCATTCGTGATCCCCTGAGATATTCTTTACTGCTCCCAAATACAGTAATTATAAAACTAGGAATTGCGATCTTATCCAGAGGATTCTGCCTCATCTTCCCAGTCCCCTTCCTTATTAAACGGCTGCCCTTCTGCAGATCCAATGTTCTTTCTCACTCCTATTGTCTCCACCAGAATATAATGAATTTGGCCTGTGCAGACACTACAGTGAATGTGTTGTATGGATTGATTATCGTCGTGAGCACATTGGGGTTGGACATCGTCATCATTCTTGTCTCGTACATCCTGATTCTACAGACTGTCTTGAGCATTGCTTCCCAAACAGAGCGCCTGAAGGCTCTCAACACCTGTGTGTCCCATGTGTGTGCCATCCTGATTTTCTATGTCCCCATGATAGGCGTCTCGGTGGTTCATCGCTTCGGAAGGCACCTCTCTCTCATTGTGTACATGCTGATGGCCAACATCTACATTGCGGTCCCGCCTGTTCTAAATCCCATCGTGTACAGTGTGAAAACGAAGCAGATTCGGGAAAGGATCTGCAAAATGTTCCAGTAA